aaaaaaaaagggtttattgccaagaaaattaataatacaaTTACTTCAAATGGAGACGTGATTTGATAACGGCAAAAATTTAGCCCACTCACTCACGTGGGCCTCCGACAAGCGATGTGGGCTTGAACACTAAGCATTTAACATGGCTCTTTTAGGATGGGCCTCGGCCTCAAGCCCGACCTTACACCGTCCATATGGAAAGAACCTAACTGAACTTACTCAATGAAAAATATAGACGCTTATATTACTAAgtcaatcaaaaaaatttcattattgatttatgatttataattaatttttttgtagattataaaacatttttcatttatttttttgagcaatataaacaatcatatttatgataatattttccaaattattcagttttcataaaataaacacTTATATTATTGagtccataaaaaaaattcattattgatttatgatttataattaaaaatatatgtagacgataaaaatattttttattcttttacttttttgagCAATACATACgattatttttaggataatatttttcaaattattcactttttgcgaaataaatggagcctaaaCATGTTCAATGAGTCCGTTGAAGCGTAGTTGAAaggaatcttttttttcttgtgttttgttttctctcctAGCATAAGCTAACTTTAGGATTCTTTGCATGATAGAGAAATGGGTTGTGCTCAAACtccttttttgaaaaggcaCAACTACTATTGTCAAATATATTCGAATAAATTTGCCATTCAATATTGACTAATATACCCAAATCTACACGAATTGTGTTATTGACTACTTAGATAGATATATAATCCTGCAATATGGGCCAATGTAACCTTTTGTTATTCGTGATAATCAAaagccaaaaatccaaaatgtcCAACTACCTCAATGCATAGTctatgaaatgattatatttagATCTTTAGCCTATGCATGTGGCACCAATTCAGATAATTCTTTAAATAACATTTGTGGGTTTATACTTGTGATCCCCAGTTCGTGAGATGAAAATCTTTGGATGTGGTCGATCAATCGCACTATCCGGAAATTCGtgctatgaattttttttttagcaaccCATTAACATTTTTATCTGTTCttttttactcaatttttgggattggTCCCTTCTCAAAAGTCCTATCCACACCCCAATCCCAATACTCACCACACAAACTCCTTGGAGTCACGAATGTCGGCCAAATTTTTCCATATGCCCACGTCACATTTTCCTAAATTACAACTTACCCACAActtacatatatgtatataaattatttaaataatataagataaagaaaaaggaggagagagaaatacggaggagagagagagagatagagagatagagagatagagagatgcTGGCGAAGGAgtcatcggcggcggcggcggcgacgttCGACCTGCCGGAGGAGGTGCTGGAGGTGCTGCCGGCGGACCCGTTCGAGCAGCTGGACGTGGCCCGGAAGATCACCTCCATCGCCCTCTCGACCCGCGTCTCCGCCCTCGAGGCCGAGTCCTCCGACCTCCGCGCCGGGCTCGCCGAGAAGGACGACCTCATCGCCGACCTCCAGTCCCGGGTCGAGTCCTCGACGCCTCCCTCGGCGACGCCCTCGACAAGCTCTCCCGATCCGAGCTCGACAAGGTCCGCcgaaaacccgacccgacccaattcgattctctctctctctagactcTCTCTCTGTGGGCGAAATTGAATTGGTGTTCTGTTGGTTGGGGTTGCAGGAGAATCTGGTGAAGGAGAACGAATTGCTGGCGGGCACCGTGAAGAAGCTGAGCAGGGATGTTTCCAAGGTCTCTGCTCATTTCCACTCCATGCGTTGACTTTTGTGCTCATCTTAGTCAATTTAAGTGCAAAGGCTGCATCTTTTAGTGAAATGTAACTTAGCATTGTGAATTAGTGTCATGGgtcattttggtttttttgggtgaaaatggGAAACTGGAGTTGGCCATTGGGATGGGCTGTGTGAAGTGCGAACGGTGAAAGCGTTCGTTCCTTCAAAGTTCATCGGCTTGGTTACAGAACCCACTGTAGTTCAAAGGCTACTGGTGGAACCTGCGGTTCGAAATTTAATGGTTTTTCTGAGTTATGATGAGAATTCGATCATGCTAGTTTGACACATTGATGAAAACTGCGTGTTTGAGCTGCAAAAGAAAGTgggttttatgaattttgatcaGCAATGGCAATGCCCTTGCGTGGTGCTGGAATTTGAAAACTTACTTGAAAGACCCGCTATCTGTTTAGGTTTCGCGCCTTTGAATTAAATTTGCTTTAAAGCGGGCCTCATGAGAAGATGACCTAGTTCTCGAGTAATTTCGTTTTAGCTGGTGTTAATTTCCTTCTCTGGTGTGTAGTTTGGTAGTTTCTGCTGCTCGGTTGGTCTGAGGTTTGGTGTTGTGGTTATGCagttggaaatcttcaaaagacGCTCATGCAATCCCTTCAAGAGGATGAAGAAAGTTCTGGCCCTGCACGAGCTGGAGCTCCACAAATCATTGCAAAGCCAACACCGAGCGGTAATTGCTTATTCTCTAGATTtcctgacaaaacgtttcttgCAATGTTGATGTATATGTGCGTTGATGAAAAAATGGGCCACTTGTTGCTTTCTACCTGATTGGCTGAAAACGAATGAATGCCATTTGGCTGCAAATCTTAGTGTATTGTTGGTTCTCGTATGGCAGTTGAAGCTTCCTTAGTTCCCGTGGAATTTACAACATGCATATAAGCAAACGAAATTACCCCTTTTCATTCATATGCACGCATTGTCCcagaattttcttttggcaGTTGTGGTTGGTTAGTCAAGAATCATTGTGATTGAATCATCAGGCTATTTTGTAAACTCAAAAtgattgttttgttttcttcagAAGATGATGCCCCACTGCCTCCAAGATCTTCTTCAATTAGAAGTCAGTCCTCAGAGGTGGGAAATTCTCTGTCGGAGGATCGTGAGACCGATGGTATTCTCTAATTCCTCATCTGTAGGAGGATCTGTCATGTCACTTTCATACGGCACTGTAGATTCTTGTCATAATAGACTTTTCTGTTGGGCATTATTCACAATGATGTCAAAGTTCATGGCATAATGCATGACTTTGTACGTctgtttttattaaaataatttctttatttggcAGTTCCACGACCTGGTATGTCATATGGCTATCTGTTAGCATCGCAAACTAGCACGCCACGGCTTACTCCTCCTGGCTCGCCTCCCAGTCTATCTGCCTCTGTATCTCCTACAAGAACCTCAAAGCCACCGTCACCGAGACGGAACGCAATGTCATTCTCAACTTCGAGGGGAATGTTTGACGAAAGGTCTTCTATATATTCTTCTGTGCCCCCAGGCCACCATGGTTCCATAACAAGTTCAGAGTCCGGGTCATACACTGGTAAGCCCAACCATTACTCTGAAGTACCCAGTCATGTATATGCTTGAAACGTTCATTGCTTTTGATGCATTTTGTCAAGGGGTTTTGAAAATATGTATGTGAAAGAAGTGTGATCGACATTTGAGTTTAAGACATAACAGCTGCACTCTTTCTGCCCCTCAAAATTTGTTGTTTGCACTCATTTGATACTTCTTTGAGGTGTACTTACTCCCTATTTGATGTTGCACTGATTGTAACTTTTAGATTGGATTTGTTGATGAGGATTATCCACGACATAGAAATGACCAAGAGATTGTTCATTGACAGCTGCATTTGAGGATTATTGCTGTAGACTTTCTTTTACTAGACAACTGTCTGGTCAATCCTCTTATTCTTGCTTGGTTTACTTTTCTTCAGGAAGAGCTCGAGttgatggaaaagaatttttCCGGCAAGTCAGGTAAGGAAATTGGAGTATTTCATAGACAGAAGAAGTGTTTGTGTCGGAATAGGCAAGCTTGTAGGTCTAATTTTTTCTTGGTCCATCGAATGCTAATGTGTTGATGGTTACTTTCTTGTTCCCCTGGAACCATAATGAGATGCTTCTCTGACTCCTTTGTTTTATCAGGAGCCGCTTGTCGTACGAGCAATTTGGTGCATTTTAGCCAATGTGAAGGAATTGAATTCTCACAAGCAAACTAGAGAAgtaacatctctctctctctctctctcatctctgtGTGTATGCATGCGCGAGCGAGCAGCGAACCGCTTCAGTTGGGATCGAATCTAATCTGTCTTCGTTTACGTTGGGTTTTTGCAGGAGACGCTAAGAAAGGCTGAAGAGATTTTCGGCCCCGACAACAAAGATCTTTACGTCATATTTGAGGGGTTGATCACCCGCAACGTCCATTGAGATCTTAATTTGCAGTCTGCAGTGGCATGTAAAATCCGCGACCATCTTGTTTCTACATTCAGATGATTCATCCACACTTATTTTTGATTTGTAAATCAAGGAATAATCCAAGTGTAATTACGCTTGCCTGACAAGTCATAGTCCATCACTCATCAGGTTTGTGAGTTGAAAATGTGTAACTGGTTTGCTTCTGATTGCATTTTGTTTGACATATTAGCAGATACCAATAAAGATACAAGGTTGTCGAATTGAAAGACGATAAATATTGATTTACAAAATGATGTGATGGGTTTGTGTGAACGTGATCTGTTTGTTTAAATGTTGATTTCATTACTTTATAAGCCGACTATATATATGCAATTCTTACatattttggctagaatttataaaagaaaactgAACATGATAGGTGACTTCGcgataaaatagaaaattaagcAAATTTTTGTTATGCTTATGATAATTGAgatttaaaagagaaagaacTGTCTTATATGGTTATTGGCGTTATAAATATTGTCAAAATAAacctccaaaaaaatttcaactactgggattcgccccggtggccactcttccaacatggaagggggaagTGAGGGtttaaatccccaccttctcgagGGAGGATAGGGGTGGGAGCGCGTAAGTTTCGGTGAGTGGGTTTATTTCCCACGCCCGTGAAGCGACGCAGAAGCGGAAGTGAGTGTAGTATATGAATAGAgtaggaggaaaagaaaaagaaaagaaaagaaaaaaacctccaaaattttcattaatataTTAGACATTATGAGTATTATTTAAGATAAATAATTAGGACCTTTTGTATAtgattaaatataatatattagaaGATTGCACCTATTATTCAGGCGAGATATTCCAACATGAGCAAATTATATTATTTCACGGATGAAAAAATGTccgcaaaagaaaaatacaaacatATCCATCCACTAGGAGAATTTGTAAGTCTTATTTTTAGTCAAATGAAAAGCTTGGCAACCAATATGATAAACAGAATTACTTCTAGACATATTCATGAGACTCTTAACTTATAACACGGTCATCATCAATTcgaaaataggaaaatgaattttgagtATTATTCCCTAACATGGTGCCCCTAATTTAAGTTTGTTTCATTACAAGCACACTTCTCCATGACTTTAAggcaaattttgattttgattttttgtgattaatttgTCTATCATGTGCTAATGGATCCAAACTTTATCATGACCTTGAAAAAaacatctagaaaataatttgaatcaAAATGCTCTAAAATTAAGCTCTGTATGTTATGCATACAAGTGGCTATTTTGTGGACAATAAAATTATCATCAAGACATTaagttaaagaaaattttcctttttattctatattaaattgataatattagacaaaaaataatgaaatcgGTACTAATAGTTCTCTTGAGTATCGAAGAGAAAAAATTAACTTGAATAATGTTATTtactttgacaaaagaaaaagaacaaagacagaAAAGAGTGGACCCATGGAATACGGTTTCACAGACTCTCACATGGGTAATCCCCTATTACCAGGTCAAACACTTggaaaaatatctaaaaattcctaaaattattgtacggtggtcaatttaattataaaccttttaattatatcaatttaattctaaacctttcaacaaattgtaaatgtaattctaagtattttgatttgtgtcaatttagtcttaaatcttttaatgatttgccaatgtAACCACAAtccttttaatgatttgataATTTAATCATTCTAGCCAATTATGGcaagaaattattgatgtggtgATCTAGTCAAGCCGAGTGTCCTCACGGTATGATAGATGGTCGGCACtgatgtaaacaatttttgcaaattttaattttttggaattttttttcaattccttttctttctttttttctttttcaaggaaaaataaaaatagaaaaggaaaggaatttttttttataaaaattatagaaattgtCCACGTTATTATTGGAAGTGTCACGT
The nucleotide sequence above comes from Eucalyptus grandis isolate ANBG69807.140 chromosome 2, ASM1654582v1, whole genome shotgun sequence. Encoded proteins:
- the LOC104425314 gene encoding LOW QUALITY PROTEIN: uncharacterized protein At4g15545 (The sequence of the model RefSeq protein was modified relative to this genomic sequence to represent the inferred CDS: inserted 2 bases in 2 codons), producing the protein MLAKESSAAAAATFDLPEEVLEVLPADPFEQLDVARKITSIALSTRVSALEAESSDLRAGLAEKDDLIADLQSRVEXLDASLGDALDKLSRSELDKENLVKENELLAGTVKKLSRDVSKLGNLQKTLMQSLQEDEESSGPARAGAPQIIAKPTPSEDDAPLPPRSSSIRSQSSEVGNSLSEDRETDVPRPGMSYGYLLASQTSTPRLTPPGSPPSLSASVSPTRTSKPPSPRRNAMSFSTSRGMFDERSSIYSSVPPGHHGSITSSESGSYTGRARVDGKEFFRQVRSRLSYEQFGAFXANVKELNSHKQTREETLRKAEEIFGPDNKDLYVIFEGLITRNVH